One candidate division KSB1 bacterium DNA window includes the following coding sequences:
- the surE gene encoding 5'/3'-nucleotidase SurE encodes MQNKTKPPFILVVNDDGIYASGIASLAEEMKNIGEVIVVAPLSEQSAVGHAITLLSPLRVTKCDKNGEFFGFGVSGTPADCVKIAYWALLKERKPDLVVSGINHGSNTGINVLYSGTVSAATEGTILGVPSIAFSLATYEPADFSFAAKFAGKLALKVLNNGMRPATYLNVNIPAIPEDQIKGIEITRQGMAMYRENFDMRVDPHKKTYYWLTGQKVNLDQEPPDADDIAILNNKISITPIHYDLTHYESLDELRSWDFEFS; translated from the coding sequence ATGCAAAATAAAACAAAACCTCCTTTTATATTGGTTGTAAATGATGATGGTATTTATGCTTCGGGGATCGCCTCATTAGCCGAAGAAATGAAAAATATTGGCGAGGTTATTGTTGTGGCTCCCTTAAGTGAGCAAAGCGCTGTTGGCCATGCCATTACTTTGCTGTCGCCTCTTAGAGTTACAAAATGCGATAAAAACGGCGAATTTTTTGGTTTCGGAGTTAGTGGTACTCCTGCTGATTGCGTAAAAATAGCATATTGGGCATTATTAAAAGAGCGAAAACCGGATCTAGTCGTATCGGGAATTAATCACGGCTCCAATACTGGGATTAATGTTCTTTATTCCGGAACTGTTTCAGCAGCAACGGAAGGAACAATTTTGGGTGTCCCTTCTATTGCCTTCTCCCTGGCAACATATGAGCCTGCAGATTTTTCATTCGCTGCAAAGTTTGCCGGAAAATTAGCATTAAAAGTTTTGAATAATGGAATGCGGCCGGCAACTTACTTAAATGTCAATATTCCAGCAATTCCGGAAGATCAAATTAAGGGTATAGAAATTACTCGCCAGGGTATGGCGATGTATCGTGAAAATTTTGACATGAGGGTAGATCCCCATAAAAAAACATACTATTGGCTAACGGGTCAAAAAGTGAACCTGGATCAGGAACCACCCGATGCAGATGATATTGCAATTTTAAATAACAAGATATCAATTACACCTATTCATTATGATTTGACTCATTATGAATCGCTTGATGAACTGAGATCGTGGGACTTCGAATTTTCTTAA